A genome region from Mesorhizobium sp. B2-1-8 includes the following:
- a CDS encoding Crp/Fnr family transcriptional regulator, whose product MPLTGHAIMTRLTRVMKLDAADLASLEAIFERDVTVRKREELVIHGSQFRSLCFIKEGYAIRYRLLRSGKRQILKLILPGDVIGFPVSFFDRSTYAVVALTELTCTVCSLDSYIRLCYEQPQFGLVLSWLAAQEAANYAEHIVNLGRRTPIERLAHLLLEIHARLVEVGLAPETSFDLPFSQEVMADALGLSVPHLNRVMQQLRAEQLITSKARLIALSDPAGLRRLAQYQPQNLVPIPLLEGHR is encoded by the coding sequence ATGCCGCTGACCGGTCACGCGATCATGACCAGACTGACGCGCGTCATGAAACTGGACGCGGCCGACCTCGCCAGTCTTGAAGCAATCTTCGAACGCGACGTGACTGTCAGGAAGCGAGAGGAACTCGTCATCCATGGGTCGCAGTTCCGGAGCCTGTGCTTTATCAAAGAGGGCTACGCGATCCGCTACAGACTGCTGCGGAGTGGCAAGCGACAGATCCTCAAGCTCATCCTGCCCGGCGACGTGATCGGGTTTCCGGTCAGCTTTTTCGATCGGTCCACCTATGCTGTCGTGGCACTGACGGAATTGACGTGCACCGTCTGCTCGCTCGATTCCTATATCCGCCTCTGCTACGAGCAGCCGCAATTCGGACTGGTCTTGAGTTGGCTCGCCGCGCAGGAGGCAGCGAACTACGCGGAGCACATTGTCAATCTCGGCCGCCGCACACCGATCGAACGGTTGGCCCACCTTCTTCTCGAGATTCATGCGCGCCTTGTCGAGGTAGGACTTGCGCCAGAGACGAGTTTTGATCTGCCCTTCTCGCAGGAGGTCATGGCGGACGCACTCGGGCTGAGCGTGCCACATCTCAACCGGGTCATGCAGCAGCTGCGCGCCGAACAGCTGATCACCAGCAAAGCGCGGCTCATCGCGTTGAGCGACCCCGCGGGCTTGCGACGACTGGCCCAGTATCAGCCGCAGAACCTCGTGCCGATCCCCTTGCTGGAAGGGCACCGCTGA
- a CDS encoding substrate-binding protein produces MLFDDHKPASLSRRTLLHAGAGFAGSFMLPASFIRPVYAADDKPAIGTWPAGSQGDTVYIGATVPRTGAYAVQGEDELKGMQLAVEHINAGSDLLKQIAPKVDKGVLGKKVELVVADSGAKPNNAVQSQQTFINDHKIIAMTGSTSSAVAVALNKFAEREKILYLVAISGSNDTTGKDCARYSFRQCVYGETCANAIGPVLLKNFGKGKKAAFMTPDYTYGHTVTKSVNDYLTANGGWEMVTNQISPLGTQDFSQYLTNIANSGAEFIINVNWGRDAVLSVQQAKQFGLTPNMKMVIPYQIPFLAKEVGAELTEGVFAATDFWWTMEDKYPLAKMFVDEFQKKYNYRPEWGAENSYMQFAIWARMVSEAGTFYPPDVIKQYEKGETFPSMVGDVKFRPEDHQLIRPVVIVRGKAPKDMKNEEDFWEVLDVVPGEGLMQKPDAFGCKLGDYT; encoded by the coding sequence ATGCTATTCGACGATCATAAACCAGCCAGCCTGTCCCGCCGTACCTTGCTTCATGCTGGTGCCGGCTTTGCCGGCAGCTTCATGTTGCCGGCTTCCTTCATTCGTCCGGTTTATGCCGCGGACGACAAGCCGGCAATCGGCACGTGGCCGGCAGGCTCGCAGGGCGACACCGTCTATATCGGCGCCACCGTGCCGCGCACTGGCGCCTATGCCGTACAGGGTGAGGACGAGCTCAAGGGTATGCAGCTAGCCGTCGAGCACATCAACGCCGGTAGCGATCTGCTCAAGCAGATCGCGCCGAAGGTCGACAAGGGTGTGCTCGGCAAGAAGGTGGAACTTGTCGTCGCCGATTCCGGTGCCAAGCCCAACAATGCCGTGCAGTCTCAGCAGACGTTCATCAACGACCACAAGATCATCGCCATGACGGGGTCGACCTCGTCGGCAGTCGCGGTGGCGCTGAACAAGTTCGCGGAACGTGAGAAGATCCTCTATCTGGTGGCCATATCCGGCTCGAACGACACCACCGGCAAGGATTGCGCACGCTACTCGTTCCGCCAGTGCGTCTATGGTGAGACTTGCGCCAACGCTATAGGCCCGGTGCTGTTGAAGAACTTCGGCAAGGGCAAGAAAGCGGCGTTCATGACGCCCGACTACACCTATGGCCATACGGTAACCAAGTCGGTCAACGACTATCTGACAGCCAATGGCGGCTGGGAAATGGTGACCAATCAGATCTCGCCGCTGGGCACGCAGGACTTCAGCCAGTATCTCACCAACATCGCCAATTCCGGTGCCGAGTTCATCATCAACGTCAACTGGGGGCGTGACGCCGTGCTGTCGGTGCAGCAGGCCAAGCAATTCGGCCTCACGCCGAACATGAAGATGGTGATCCCTTACCAGATTCCGTTCCTGGCCAAGGAAGTGGGTGCCGAACTCACTGAAGGCGTGTTTGCCGCCACTGATTTCTGGTGGACGATGGAGGACAAGTATCCGCTCGCCAAGATGTTCGTCGACGAGTTCCAGAAGAAGTACAACTACCGGCCGGAATGGGGCGCCGAGAACAGTTACATGCAGTTCGCCATCTGGGCGCGCATGGTCTCGGAAGCCGGCACCTTCTATCCGCCGGACGTCATCAAACAATACGAGAAGGGCGAAACCTTCCCATCCATGGTCGGCGACGTGAAGTTCCGGCCCGAGGACCATCAGCTGATCCGTCCCGTCGTCATCGTCCGCGGCAAGGCGCCGAAGGACATGAAGAACGAGGAGGATTTCTGGGAGGTGCTCGACGTCGTGCCGGGCGAAGGACTGATGCAGAAGCCGGACGCCTTCGGCTGCAAGCTTGGCGATTACACCTGA
- a CDS encoding branched-chain amino acid ABC transporter permease, whose amino-acid sequence MVNWANFISQCFNGLVLGALLALISSGLTIIYGTLGVLNFAHGAMFMLGGYAGWVAYDYTGSFIVALIAGSLFVMLVGVLMERLIIRYFYARPQEDQILVTFGLGIVFVEGVRFFFGSLSKTVPPPSLFQGITNLGFMVYPTYRLALLGIVAVALLALYFVLYRTRIGMIVRAGIEDSVMVGSLGIDVYKVFMLVFGIGAMAAGFAGIVNAPVVSIAPDVGEAILVQTFVVVVIGGVGSFPGAVLGGIIAGEIISITSMFNPGYAYVMLFVAMTLVLVLRPYGLLGTAGRE is encoded by the coding sequence GTGGTCAATTGGGCTAATTTCATTTCGCAATGCTTCAACGGGCTGGTGCTCGGCGCGCTTCTGGCGCTGATTTCCTCCGGTCTGACCATCATCTACGGCACGCTCGGCGTGCTCAACTTTGCGCATGGCGCGATGTTCATGCTCGGCGGCTATGCCGGTTGGGTCGCCTATGACTATACGGGCTCCTTCATTGTTGCGCTCATCGCCGGCTCCCTCTTCGTCATGCTGGTCGGCGTCCTTATGGAGCGGCTTATCATCCGCTACTTCTACGCTCGTCCGCAGGAGGATCAGATCCTCGTCACCTTCGGACTGGGCATCGTCTTCGTCGAGGGGGTGCGCTTCTTCTTCGGCAGCCTGTCAAAGACGGTGCCGCCACCGAGCCTGTTCCAAGGCATCACCAATCTCGGCTTCATGGTCTACCCGACCTATCGTCTGGCGTTGCTCGGCATCGTTGCCGTGGCGTTGCTGGCGCTCTATTTCGTGCTCTACCGTACCCGCATCGGCATGATCGTGCGCGCTGGCATCGAGGATTCGGTCATGGTCGGCTCGCTGGGCATCGACGTCTACAAGGTCTTCATGCTGGTGTTCGGCATCGGCGCCATGGCGGCGGGCTTCGCCGGCATCGTCAACGCGCCGGTGGTATCGATCGCGCCTGATGTCGGCGAGGCGATCCTGGTGCAGACCTTCGTCGTGGTGGTCATCGGCGGCGTCGGATCGTTCCCGGGTGCGGTGCTCGGCGGCATCATCGCCGGCGAGATCATCTCCATCACCTCGATGTTCAACCCAGGCTATGCCTATGTCATGCTTTTCGTGGCGATGACTCTCGTGCTGGTGCTGCGTCCTTACGGACTGCTCGGCACGGCGGGCCGCGAGTGA